The Deinococcus aerolatus genome contains a region encoding:
- a CDS encoding GGDEF domain-containing protein: MTSESAISLHRTIDLTELLPITVSPQRGAGTADLRADLRAVQAQAADLTLGAGERFRYHREAAYHALDLHDITVAMEHALKCLQLARASGDGPSQVKAHVTLALAMMEAYDDVGAQREFLAARTLAARIDDHRGMALVAVNASHLELERRKYPQAARHLLDLLVSPHMRGLMEADARQLWRTFHVNFVTGVSETLMAGGDLHLQETSEQQLARSFEILVSLPGRNGDMPLLEVAGVLDALIRYALWQGELAAARALADEYIRIARDADFPLLYGRALLDRSRVHSRIGDRDRAIADAEEAVAYFGAGASELWEVRSRELLAAAYAAAGRHREAFEIQLAVTRGVENLFRDYHQQRALVGQVEQQARESEVRAKAFAEAALRDPLTGAPNRTRAMQVLDELHAHAQAGTPSAIALLDLDFFKRVNDTFGHLVGDAVLMKVTQVLGGELRKQDLLARLGGEEFIVILPSVTLEQATAICARLRDALQGAEWDMLTPGMNISGSFGVAVLDGEKDVTGALKAADRALYAAKTAGRNTVITAVGVGPDWRT; this comes from the coding sequence ATGACGTCTGAGTCGGCCATTTCCCTGCACCGCACCATCGATCTCACCGAGCTGCTGCCCATCACCGTGAGCCCGCAGCGGGGAGCCGGGACAGCGGACCTGCGGGCGGACCTGCGGGCCGTGCAGGCCCAGGCCGCCGATCTGACCCTCGGCGCAGGGGAACGGTTCCGGTACCACCGCGAAGCAGCGTACCACGCGCTCGACCTGCACGACATCACGGTGGCCATGGAACACGCGCTGAAATGCTTGCAGCTCGCGCGGGCCAGCGGCGACGGCCCGTCGCAGGTCAAGGCGCACGTCACGCTGGCCCTGGCGATGATGGAGGCCTACGACGATGTGGGCGCGCAGCGGGAATTCCTGGCGGCCCGCACGCTGGCCGCGCGGATTGACGACCACCGTGGGATGGCGCTGGTGGCCGTGAACGCCTCACATCTGGAGCTGGAACGCCGCAAGTATCCCCAGGCGGCCCGGCACCTCCTTGATCTGCTGGTGTCCCCACACATGCGCGGCCTGATGGAAGCCGACGCGCGGCAACTATGGAGGACCTTCCACGTCAACTTTGTCACGGGGGTCTCGGAGACCCTGATGGCGGGCGGCGACCTGCATCTGCAGGAGACCAGTGAGCAGCAGCTGGCCCGTTCGTTTGAAATTCTGGTTTCCCTTCCGGGCCGCAACGGCGACATGCCCCTGCTCGAAGTTGCGGGCGTGCTGGACGCCCTGATCCGTTACGCGCTGTGGCAGGGGGAACTCGCGGCGGCGCGGGCCCTGGCCGACGAGTACATTCGCATCGCGCGTGACGCGGATTTCCCGCTGCTGTACGGCCGCGCGCTGCTCGACCGCAGCCGCGTGCATTCCCGCATCGGGGACCGGGACCGCGCCATCGCCGACGCCGAGGAGGCCGTCGCGTACTTTGGTGCGGGCGCTTCGGAACTGTGGGAGGTCCGGTCCCGTGAGCTGCTGGCCGCAGCCTACGCGGCCGCGGGCCGTCACCGCGAGGCTTTTGAGATTCAGCTGGCGGTGACCCGTGGAGTGGAGAACCTGTTTCGCGATTACCACCAGCAGCGCGCCCTGGTCGGTCAGGTCGAGCAGCAGGCCCGCGAGTCGGAGGTGCGGGCCAAGGCGTTTGCGGAAGCGGCGCTGCGCGATCCCCTGACCGGCGCTCCCAACCGCACGCGGGCCATGCAGGTGCTGGACGAACTGCACGCGCATGCCCAGGCCGGCACGCCCAGCGCGATCGCCCTGCTTGACCTCGATTTTTTTAAACGCGTGAACGACACCTTTGGTCATCTGGTCGGGGACGCCGTGCTGATGAAAGTGACCCAGGTGCTGGGCGGCGAACTGCGCAAGCAGGATCTGCTGGCCCGGCTGGGTGGGGAGGAATTCATCGTGATTCTTCCCAGCGTGACGCTGGAACAGGCAACCGCCATCTGCGCCCGGCTGCGTGACGCCCTGCAGGGGGCCGAGTGGGACATGCTGACGCCGGGGATGAACATCTCGGGCAGCTTCGGAGTGGCGGTGCTGGACGGCGAAAAGGACGTGACAGGCGCGCTCAAAGCTGCGGACCGCGCCCTGTACGCGGCCAAGACGGCGGGCCGGAACACCGTGATCACGGCAGTGGGCGTGGGTCCGGACTGGCGCACCTAG
- a CDS encoding HD domain-containing phosphohydrolase: MIEVHLAPPTGHKPELDLQTVVLLAQSADDAFERCVTLALQKTRASTVMIMLRRAESDELEVVAAAGRRSEVAVGRRLSRGQGLGWHVISTAKPYLVKDVHIRQDAHFLAGQPKPGMYLGVPLLAPDGALLGVLSADTTDSPEILGEADAQLLLLLGQAAGVAYSRWKALDDARRSAWQYQQLAHLSAQLETLSDPDDIAREALEMLLALSGFTAGTVMTLRADGLTHLAMVRGTPEASDIVKAVLSEPHKPSGLVADVMASDCSVAVPDYMAYPGARPGVTRLYSALAAPLRCDGKVVGTIGLLQLDSPREIPAELVALLDMVAARVDRAQERVGNFRQMRRMREAALRAVGRMIEGRDGETFGHTDRVTTLSLRLGEALGLEGEALQHLRWGAYLHDIGKVTLGDDILRKPGPLTPDERQNMQKHVIVGDHLLRDEIFVPREVREVVRFHHERWDGAGYPDGLCERRIPLLARIFSVVDVYDALVSERPYKPAWSHERAMAELRRGAGSQFDPQALAAFEELFDHDV; this comes from the coding sequence ATGATTGAAGTTCACCTCGCCCCGCCCACTGGCCACAAGCCCGAACTCGACCTGCAGACTGTGGTGCTGCTGGCCCAGTCGGCGGACGACGCCTTTGAACGCTGCGTGACGCTGGCCCTGCAAAAGACCCGGGCCAGCACTGTGATGATCATGCTGCGCCGGGCCGAATCCGATGAGCTTGAGGTGGTGGCAGCCGCCGGGCGACGCTCTGAGGTGGCAGTGGGCCGCCGCCTATCACGCGGGCAGGGCCTGGGATGGCACGTGATCTCCACGGCGAAGCCTTATCTGGTCAAGGATGTTCACATCCGCCAGGACGCGCATTTCCTGGCGGGCCAACCCAAACCGGGGATGTACCTGGGGGTTCCGTTGCTGGCTCCAGATGGCGCTCTGCTGGGCGTCCTGTCGGCCGACACCACAGACAGCCCCGAGATTTTGGGAGAGGCCGACGCTCAGCTGCTGTTGCTGCTGGGACAGGCGGCGGGTGTGGCCTACAGCCGCTGGAAGGCGCTGGACGACGCCCGGCGCAGTGCGTGGCAATATCAGCAACTCGCGCATCTGTCGGCCCAGCTTGAAACGCTGTCGGATCCGGACGATATTGCGCGTGAGGCGCTCGAGATGCTGCTGGCCTTGAGTGGATTTACCGCAGGTACCGTCATGACGCTGCGTGCGGACGGCCTGACCCACCTGGCCATGGTGAGGGGCACGCCGGAAGCATCGGACATCGTCAAAGCTGTGCTCTCCGAACCGCACAAACCAAGCGGTCTGGTGGCTGACGTGATGGCGTCTGACTGTAGCGTCGCGGTGCCCGACTACATGGCCTACCCGGGCGCGCGCCCGGGCGTCACGCGGTTGTATTCGGCACTGGCGGCCCCGCTCCGCTGTGACGGGAAGGTGGTGGGCACCATCGGCCTGTTGCAGCTGGACTCGCCGCGCGAGATTCCGGCAGAACTCGTCGCGCTGCTGGACATGGTGGCGGCGCGCGTCGACCGGGCCCAGGAGCGGGTGGGCAATTTCAGGCAGATGCGCCGGATGCGGGAGGCCGCGCTGCGTGCGGTGGGCCGCATGATCGAGGGCCGTGACGGCGAGACGTTTGGACACACCGACCGGGTCACCACCCTGTCGCTGCGGCTCGGCGAGGCCCTGGGACTGGAGGGCGAGGCCCTGCAGCACCTGCGCTGGGGCGCGTACCTGCACGACATCGGCAAGGTGACCCTGGGAGACGACATCCTGCGCAAGCCCGGACCGCTGACCCCAGACGAGCGCCAGAACATGCAAAAGCACGTGATCGTCGGAGATCACCTGCTGCGCGATGAAATCTTTGTCCCGCGCGAGGTGCGGGAGGTGGTGCGCTTCCACCATGAACGCTGGGACGGCGCGGGCTACCCCGATGGCCTGTGTGAGCGCCGCATTCCCCTACTAGCCCGGATCTTCAGTGTGGTTGACGTCTATGACGCCCTGGTCAGTGAGCGTCCCTACAAGCCGGCGTGGTCCCACGAGCGCGCCATGGCCGAGCTGCGCCGCGGCGCCGGAAGCCAGTTCGACCCTCAGGCCCTCGCCGCTTTTGAGGAGCTGTTTGACCATGACGTCTGA
- a CDS encoding IS4 family transposase yields MITARSVNQSDLCAHLPGASSIEAKKRRVERGCRDPQLTEPVFLAFLLALLPPGKLLLSLDRTTWERGESPLNLLVLGVALHGFTVPLVWTALDHDGNSGTVGRIQLISRLLKALPARRSKGLVADREFIGGEWFRFLRRKGIKRAIRIRKNAVVDELRIDTWFGDLQVGEVRCLAEKAYVYGEVMQVVATRSPAGDLVAIATDFSVWDTWVLYRARWTVECTFASLKVRGFDLERTGITQATRLERLFGLVILAWISCLRVGVWLHAQVPIKVKAHGRSAMSLVRYGAEQLCNALRWDLPELPGLVRLLGTPFHAPGAA; encoded by the coding sequence ATGATCACGGCCAGGAGTGTGAACCAGAGTGACCTGTGCGCCCACCTGCCCGGGGCGAGTTCCATCGAAGCGAAAAAGCGCCGAGTGGAACGAGGTTGCCGGGATCCTCAGCTCACCGAGCCCGTCTTCCTGGCGTTTCTCCTGGCTCTGCTGCCCCCAGGGAAGCTGCTGTTAAGCCTGGACCGCACCACCTGGGAACGTGGGGAATCCCCCCTGAACCTCTTGGTCCTCGGCGTCGCCCTCCACGGTTTCACCGTGCCGCTCGTCTGGACCGCCCTCGATCACGATGGGAACAGCGGCACGGTGGGGCGGATACAGCTGATCTCCAGGCTCCTCAAGGCCCTTCCAGCGCGCCGCAGTAAGGGCCTGGTCGCCGACCGGGAGTTCATCGGCGGCGAGTGGTTCCGGTTCCTGAGGCGTAAAGGCATTAAACGGGCCATCCGTATCCGGAAAAATGCTGTGGTGGACGAACTGCGGATTGATACGTGGTTCGGCGATCTGCAGGTTGGGGAGGTGCGGTGCCTCGCCGAGAAGGCCTACGTGTATGGCGAGGTGATGCAGGTCGTGGCCACCAGATCCCCCGCGGGGGATCTGGTGGCGATTGCTACGGATTTCAGTGTGTGGGACACATGGGTTCTGTACCGGGCGCGCTGGACCGTGGAGTGTACCTTCGCCAGTCTTAAAGTCCGTGGCTTTGATCTGGAGCGCACCGGCATCACTCAAGCCACTCGGCTGGAACGCCTGTTCGGGCTGGTCATCCTGGCGTGGATCAGTTGCCTGAGGGTGGGCGTATGGCTCCACGCACAGGTGCCGATCAAGGTGAAGGCCCATGGCCGTTCGGCCATGAGCCTCGTGCGATACGGCGCAGAACAGCTGTGCAATGCGCTGCGGTGGGATCTGCCTGAGTTGCCAGGGTTGGTCAGGCTATTGGGCACACCGTTTCACGCGCCAGGCGCAGCCTGA
- a CDS encoding replication initiator protein A gives MADPQRTSFDDLNWGRLNLVSAQDQSVEQNSWKVTYQHGERVVRISCRALPELGVPHGIDNDVSSALIDNYMSIGLPDDGMMTLAISELMQLAGFHRNGKYREMLSVSLDRLHTTSYEIAGGWRDHPNRRWTTAKFHFIELLEYTHQGESGKFDERSMLRIRLAEPLVASLRSGYTKPLNIEFMQSLSRPRTRIIFRLLDAMRYHPETPDELIDEYDVGLIELAEQCKLPNTRPDAVRRALQGPHEELLRRGYLRQVVIEGRGRDQRIHYEFSPEFTPVNPAVLHRLRMHGVTDGVSRQLARQYTTSVLSGRIELFERLVKSGQLTVRKTPAHALVHLIKNTDQYPDQSASKVITLTPSRPKPAAGEEPAQPGWSEELARMSPDEAAAFTAKRVSLLYARKFALSELDTLRDLVLRGRVDPAQLIEEAHRRLAALDAQGFVDDLKDRLRVEEADPVTAALPAKLQP, from the coding sequence GTGGCAGACCCACAGCGAACCAGCTTCGACGATCTGAACTGGGGCCGGTTGAATCTGGTTTCCGCGCAGGATCAGTCGGTCGAGCAGAACTCCTGGAAGGTGACCTACCAGCACGGTGAACGTGTGGTCCGGATTTCCTGCCGCGCCCTGCCTGAACTGGGCGTCCCCCATGGCATCGACAACGACGTCAGCAGCGCCCTGATCGACAACTACATGAGTATCGGCTTGCCCGACGACGGCATGATGACGCTGGCGATTTCAGAGCTGATGCAGTTGGCGGGATTTCACCGGAACGGAAAATACCGGGAGATGCTCTCGGTCAGCCTGGACCGCCTGCACACCACGTCGTACGAGATTGCCGGAGGCTGGCGGGACCATCCGAACCGGCGCTGGACCACCGCCAAGTTCCACTTTATCGAACTGCTCGAATACACCCACCAGGGCGAATCCGGCAAATTCGACGAACGCAGCATGTTGCGTATCCGGCTGGCCGAGCCGCTGGTGGCCTCTTTGCGCAGCGGCTACACCAAGCCGCTGAACATCGAGTTCATGCAGTCGCTGTCCAGGCCGCGCACCCGGATCATTTTTCGGCTGCTTGATGCCATGCGCTACCACCCGGAGACCCCTGACGAGCTGATCGACGAGTACGACGTGGGCCTGATTGAGCTGGCCGAGCAGTGCAAGCTGCCCAACACCCGGCCGGACGCAGTGCGCCGCGCCCTGCAGGGGCCCCACGAGGAGCTGCTGCGCCGGGGCTACCTGCGGCAGGTGGTCATTGAGGGCCGGGGGCGCGATCAGCGTATTCACTACGAATTTTCCCCGGAGTTCACGCCGGTCAATCCAGCGGTGCTGCACCGCCTGCGCATGCACGGCGTAACCGACGGCGTGTCGCGCCAGCTCGCCCGCCAGTACACCACCTCGGTCCTCTCCGGCCGCATCGAGCTGTTCGAGCGGCTGGTAAAGTCCGGACAGCTGACCGTGCGCAAGACCCCGGCCCATGCGCTGGTGCATCTGATCAAGAATACCGATCAGTATCCCGACCAGTCGGCCAGCAAGGTCATCACCCTGACCCCATCCCGCCCCAAACCGGCGGCTGGCGAGGAACCCGCCCAGCCCGGCTGGTCCGAGGAGCTCGCGCGCATGTCGCCGGACGAGGCGGCGGCGTTTACGGCCAAACGCGTCTCCCTGCTGTACGCTCGGAAATTCGCCCTGTCCGAACTGGACACGCTGCGGGATCTGGTGCTGCGCGGGCGGGTGGATCCGGCCCAGCTGATCGAGGAGGCCCACCGCCGGCTGGCGGCCCTGGACGCCCAGGGGTTCGTCGACGATCTCAAGGACCGACTGCGCGTCGAGGAGGCGGACCCGGTCACCGCCGCCCTGC